From one [Ruminococcus] lactaris ATCC 29176 genomic stretch:
- a CDS encoding Cof-type HAD-IIB family hydrolase, protein MGKIKIIFFDIDGTLLRLRAKELSEKTVEALNRLKANGIRLCIATGRTPVSLPHFSGIEFDTFLTFNGSLCYNDTETIFSNPISPDDVQKLIRNADSLGRPVSVATKSRLAANGFDIDLSDYYSIAHLQLTVAKDFEQVSNEEVYQLLLGCRETDYSAILKDVDGAKIAAWWDRAVDIIPANGGKGIGIQKVLEYYHLDKSEALAFGDGNNDIEMLLSVGTGVAMGNASPQLKEVADEICKDVAEDGIYDYCLTHGLI, encoded by the coding sequence ATGGGAAAAATTAAGATCATTTTCTTTGATATTGACGGTACACTGCTCAGACTGCGGGCGAAAGAACTTTCTGAAAAGACAGTTGAAGCACTGAACCGCCTGAAAGCAAACGGAATCAGGCTCTGCATTGCAACCGGGCGAACCCCGGTCAGCCTTCCCCATTTCAGTGGGATTGAATTTGATACATTCCTGACTTTCAATGGTTCTCTGTGCTACAACGACACAGAAACGATCTTCAGCAATCCGATCAGCCCGGATGATGTTCAAAAGCTCATCCGCAATGCCGACAGTCTCGGACGTCCGGTCTCTGTTGCCACTAAAAGCCGGCTGGCTGCCAATGGATTTGACATTGATCTGTCGGATTATTACTCGATTGCTCATTTACAATTAACAGTTGCGAAAGATTTTGAGCAGGTTTCCAACGAAGAAGTTTATCAGCTTCTGCTCGGTTGTCGCGAAACCGACTATTCTGCCATTTTAAAAGACGTAGATGGTGCAAAGATTGCTGCCTGGTGGGATCGTGCAGTTGATATCATTCCCGCCAATGGCGGTAAGGGCATCGGCATCCAGAAAGTACTGGAATACTACCATTTAGACAAATCCGAAGCCCTCGCCTTTGGTGACGGGAACAATGATATTGAAATGCTCCTCTCTGTAGGAACAGGTGTTGCCATGGGAAATGCTTCCCCTCAGCTAAAAGAAGTTGCCGATGAAATCTGCAAGGATGTTGCCGAGGATGGCATTTACGATTATTGCCTGACCCATGGACTGATCTGA
- a CDS encoding PDDEXK nuclease domain-containing protein, which yields MSEIIKTNTEYSKWIKEVSLRFRNSQIKAATKVNREMLLFYWSIGHDISENYNEVKYGKSFFKNLSLDLQDALPDVKSFSVTNLKYMKYFYDLYNNSNRQQLVDDSDTRICQQAVDDCIFMIPWGHHIQIINKCKGNLDKALFFVKKTYENNWSRAVLLNFLDTNLYEREGKAITNFEKLLPDIGSDLAREITKDPYNFDFLTLREGYDEKELKDALMDNIQKFLLELGRGFAFVGREYRLVVGDTEQFIDMLFYNIQKHCYVVIEIKTRTFDPGDMGQLGTYIAATDGILRADNDNPTIGLLICKTKDNVLAQYATSAVNVPVGISEYEINNLIPDDYKSSMPTIEEIERELKD from the coding sequence ATGAGTGAAATCATTAAAACTAATACAGAATATTCAAAGTGGATTAAAGAAGTTTCTTTAAGATTCCGCAACAGCCAGATAAAAGCTGCAACAAAAGTTAATAGAGAAATGCTGTTATTTTACTGGTCTATCGGGCATGATATATCAGAGAATTACAATGAAGTCAAATACGGAAAATCTTTTTTCAAAAATCTTAGTCTTGATTTGCAGGATGCACTACCTGATGTAAAATCATTTTCTGTAACTAATTTAAAATATATGAAATATTTTTACGATTTATACAACAATTCAAATCGTCAACAACTTGTTGACGATTCAGACACACGAATATGTCAACAAGCTGTTGATGATTGTATTTTTATGATTCCGTGGGGACATCATATTCAGATAATTAATAAATGTAAGGGTAATTTAGATAAGGCTTTGTTTTTTGTTAAAAAGACATATGAAAACAACTGGTCAAGAGCCGTCCTTTTAAATTTTCTCGATACAAACTTGTATGAAAGAGAAGGTAAAGCCATTACAAATTTTGAAAAGCTGCTTCCTGATATTGGCAGCGATCTTGCCAGAGAAATCACAAAAGACCCATATAATTTTGATTTTCTAACTCTTAGAGAAGGGTATGACGAAAAAGAATTGAAAGATGCACTCATGGATAATATCCAGAAATTTCTTCTTGAACTAGGTCGTGGATTTGCTTTTGTCGGTAGAGAATACCGGCTTGTTGTCGGAGATACTGAACAATTTATTGATATGCTGTTCTACAACATACAAAAACACTGTTATGTTGTAATTGAAATAAAGACAAGGACATTTGATCCCGGAGATATGGGGCAATTAGGAACTTACATTGCAGCAACAGACGGAATACTACGTGCAGATAACGATAATCCTACAATTGGCTTACTTATATGCAAAACAAAAGATAATGTTCTGGCTCAATATGCTACCAGTGCAGTGAATGTTCCTGTTGGAATTTCCGAATATGAAATTAATAATCTTATTCCTGATGACTATAAAAGTTCCATGCCTACTATTGAAGAAATAGAACGAGAACTGAAAGACTAA
- a CDS encoding cytidylate kinase family protein yields MNKLKRYILFLIGLFVNALGVSLVTKASLGTSPISSIPYVLSLNFPFTLGNFTIVFSILLIVLQILILRKNFKLENILQIPVSIAFGYFIDLTMYMLFWINPQSYFVKMIALLAGCLVLGFGVYLEVLADVVMLPGESFVRAIVQTWNTNFGTTKIVFDSSMAIIAGVLSFVFSGKLNGVREGTIIAALLVGFIARLLGKRLEFIKSYLFPEENGEGGQALASAADAENAENAPVADGITGKLAEKQEAEGIHKNVIVIGRQYGCGGHDIGKKLAEKFGYEFYDQEIIQMIAGTTGMTSEFIRQKEESMTNSLLYDFVNQMYLYGKEEEEAPKDKIFEAESKVIRELAAKGKCVIIGRCSDYVLCENEKTLKLFFAAPLEVRAKRIMERLNISKKEAEQVIRKEDRRRADNYRYYTGRVWGSAANVDLTFNTAMDERYIEECISKAMELEI; encoded by the coding sequence ATGAACAAATTAAAGAGGTACATATTATTTTTAATCGGGCTATTTGTAAATGCACTGGGAGTCAGTCTGGTGACAAAAGCGAGTCTTGGTACGTCACCAATCTCATCGATCCCATATGTATTAAGCCTGAATTTTCCATTTACATTGGGAAATTTTACAATCGTGTTCAGTATTTTGCTGATCGTATTACAGATTCTGATTTTAAGAAAGAATTTTAAACTTGAGAATATTCTGCAGATACCGGTTTCCATCGCATTTGGATATTTTATTGATCTGACAATGTATATGTTATTTTGGATCAATCCGCAGAGTTATTTTGTAAAAATGATCGCATTGCTGGCAGGCTGTCTGGTACTGGGATTTGGTGTTTATCTGGAAGTGCTGGCAGATGTTGTCATGCTGCCGGGAGAATCTTTTGTCCGGGCGATCGTACAGACATGGAATACCAATTTTGGAACAACGAAGATTGTCTTTGATTCGTCGATGGCGATCATTGCAGGGGTTCTTTCTTTTGTATTTTCAGGAAAATTAAATGGAGTCCGGGAAGGTACGATCATTGCAGCATTGCTGGTTGGATTTATTGCCAGACTGCTTGGAAAAAGGCTGGAGTTTATCAAATCATATCTGTTCCCGGAAGAGAACGGAGAAGGCGGACAGGCACTGGCTTCTGCAGCAGATGCAGAAAATGCAGAAAATGCTCCGGTGGCAGATGGTATAACGGGAAAATTGGCAGAAAAGCAGGAAGCAGAGGGTATTCATAAGAATGTGATTGTGATCGGAAGACAGTACGGATGTGGAGGACATGACATAGGAAAGAAACTGGCAGAAAAATTCGGTTATGAATTTTACGATCAGGAAATCATTCAGATGATCGCCGGTACAACGGGTATGACATCCGAGTTTATCCGTCAGAAAGAAGAGTCCATGACCAACAGTCTGTTGTATGATTTTGTAAATCAGATGTATCTTTATGGAAAGGAAGAGGAAGAGGCTCCGAAAGATAAGATTTTTGAAGCAGAATCAAAAGTAATCAGGGAGCTGGCGGCCAAAGGAAAATGTGTGATCATTGGAAGATGTTCGGATTATGTATTGTGTGAAAATGAGAAGACTTTAAAACTGTTCTTCGCTGCACCATTGGAAGTAAGGGCAAAACGGATTATGGAGCGTCTGAATATCAGTAAGAAAGAAGCTGAGCAGGTGATCCGGAAAGAAGACAGACGCCGTGCAGATAATTACCGTTACTATACAGGACGGGTGTGGGGATCAGCGGCAAATGTTGACCTTACATTTAATACAGCTATGGATGAAAGATATATTGAAGAATGTATTAGCAAAGCTATGGAGCTGGAAATTTAG
- a CDS encoding MarR family winged helix-turn-helix transcriptional regulator, which produces MDDSLHYLIMANQMLVQKALLYKLKDTGLTIGQPKILDYLSRHNGSNQKEIARACFLEAGSLTTILNKMEEKGLIRRQILNGNRRSFHIFMTEEGKKKQQLVSEAFSEIERKAVEGISKEEMEGFLSVYQKIYANLLDEAGSSSINKKTDQ; this is translated from the coding sequence ATGGATGATTCATTGCATTATCTTATTATGGCAAATCAGATGCTGGTGCAGAAGGCATTGCTCTATAAGCTGAAAGATACGGGGCTTACCATCGGCCAGCCGAAGATTCTTGATTACTTAAGCAGGCATAACGGAAGTAATCAAAAGGAGATTGCGAGAGCATGTTTCCTGGAGGCGGGATCTTTGACGACGATCCTTAATAAGATGGAAGAAAAGGGCTTGATCCGCCGTCAGATACTCAATGGTAACAGACGGAGTTTTCATATTTTTATGACAGAGGAAGGAAAGAAAAAGCAACAGTTGGTCAGCGAGGCATTTTCTGAGATTGAAAGGAAGGCAGTGGAAGGTATTTCAAAGGAAGAAATGGAAGGCTTTCTGTCAGTATATCAGAAAATCTATGCAAATCTGTTGGATGAAGCAGGTTCGTCTTCTATAAATAAAAAGACGGATCAGTGA